The Deinococcus sp. Leaf326 genome includes a window with the following:
- a CDS encoding YafY family protein: MTASSEDSVSKESAHARNARRLYSVIEMLRIKERNVEELTELFDVPRRTILRDLAAIDEMGLGLQRSAPYRYRLPACAQAFRPVEALVVHAATRLLYHHASSKNREYLLALEKLTAGLPPGLQDVMRRSIQDLTPQLRGDGALERVSDAWINRRYIAFDYMEPNGVPERCELAIYFVEISRGDLAPYVIGFDRSTRAAIRSFKLSRMKRITLLDDTYAIPGDFDPRLHLTDTWGVVGQSPENVTVTLRFAREVASRVLEGGYPNLTVEEMGHADYSLVVKVQAGLDPTGQSRELLSWILRWGSCVEVLDPPELRAQWLEEARAIVAKFGQPTN, encoded by the coding sequence GTGACCGCAAGTTCAGAAGATTCTGTCAGCAAGGAGAGCGCCCATGCGCGCAACGCCCGGCGCCTGTATTCCGTGATCGAGATGCTCCGGATCAAGGAACGGAACGTCGAGGAACTGACCGAGCTCTTCGACGTCCCCCGGCGGACCATCCTGCGTGACCTCGCCGCCATAGACGAGATGGGCCTGGGCTTGCAGCGCTCGGCGCCCTACCGCTACAGGCTACCGGCCTGCGCCCAGGCGTTCCGGCCGGTTGAGGCGCTGGTGGTGCATGCCGCCACGCGGCTGCTCTACCACCACGCCTCCAGCAAGAACCGGGAATACCTGCTGGCCCTGGAGAAACTCACCGCCGGTCTGCCCCCCGGCCTCCAGGACGTGATGCGGCGGTCCATTCAGGACCTCACGCCCCAGCTCCGCGGCGACGGCGCGCTGGAACGGGTCAGCGACGCCTGGATCAACCGCCGGTACATCGCCTTCGACTACATGGAGCCGAACGGGGTGCCGGAGCGCTGCGAACTGGCCATCTACTTCGTCGAGATCTCGCGCGGCGACCTCGCGCCCTACGTGATCGGCTTCGACCGAAGCACCCGCGCCGCCATCCGGAGCTTCAAGCTGTCCCGCATGAAGCGCATCACCCTGCTGGACGATACCTACGCCATCCCCGGCGATTTCGACCCGAGGCTGCACCTCACCGACACCTGGGGCGTAGTAGGCCAGTCGCCCGAGAACGTCACCGTGACGCTGCGGTTCGCGCGGGAGGTGGCCTCTCGGGTGCTGGAGGGGGGCTACCCAAACCTCACCGTCGAGGAGATGGGCCATGCCGACTACAGCCTGGTCGTCAAGGTGCAGGCGGGGCTGGACCCCACCGGTCAGTCCCGGGAACTCCTCTCCTGGATTCTACGCTGGGGGTCCTGCGTGGAGGTGCTGGACCCGCCTGAACTCCGGGCGCAGTGGCTCGAGGAAGCGCGGGCCATCGTGGCGAAATTCGGTCAGCCCACGAACTGA
- a CDS encoding glycosyl hydrolase has translation MTRLSLSRLLSLTLILGACGQQPAPVVSESAATPSFTAQATTKSAKRGLAYDLATTPDLAALAPGVSWWYNWSPAPNSGAPQNAASTYGMDFVPMVWNGNFDAAAVTSRLKADPAVKYLLVMNEPNLTDQANLTPTQAADVWPRYEQVARDTGVKLVGPQITWGTMSAYNDPVVWLDAFYSAYRGKNGGRDPQIDYLGFHWYDYGLAGQLDRLKKYGKPFWVTEFANWHSGDGSAQIDSVAKQKAQMADMVTTLEARSDVFRYAWFTGRWSNDTHFTSLLGANGQLTELGQYYLSLPGAAGSGGGEAACGTVNLAQGRVATASSAESGGMAAGAAFDGNTGTRWSSAFADPQWIQVDLGSVRSLCRVSLQWEAAYGKAFQIQVSNDGWAWTTLHSTTSGAGGTQSLNVSGSGRYVRLYGTARATGYGYSLYEFGVFGTGG, from the coding sequence ATGACACGCCTGTCCCTCTCGCGTCTTCTGTCCCTCACCCTCATCCTGGGGGCCTGTGGGCAGCAGCCCGCCCCTGTGGTTTCGGAGTCGGCAGCCACGCCGTCCTTTACCGCCCAGGCGACGACCAAGAGTGCCAAGCGCGGCCTGGCTTACGATCTGGCCACCACGCCCGATCTCGCCGCCCTCGCCCCGGGCGTGAGCTGGTGGTACAACTGGAGCCCGGCCCCCAACAGCGGCGCGCCCCAGAACGCGGCCTCGACCTACGGCATGGATTTCGTGCCGATGGTCTGGAATGGGAATTTCGACGCCGCGGCGGTCACCAGCCGCCTGAAGGCCGACCCGGCGGTCAAATACCTCCTGGTCATGAATGAGCCGAACCTCACCGATCAGGCCAACCTTACGCCCACGCAGGCCGCCGACGTCTGGCCCCGCTATGAGCAGGTGGCGCGCGACACGGGCGTCAAGCTGGTGGGGCCGCAGATCACCTGGGGCACCATGAGTGCCTACAATGACCCAGTCGTCTGGCTCGACGCCTTCTACTCGGCGTACCGGGGCAAGAACGGCGGCCGTGACCCCCAGATCGACTACCTAGGCTTCCATTGGTACGACTACGGCCTGGCCGGACAGCTTGACCGCCTGAAAAAGTACGGCAAGCCCTTCTGGGTCACCGAATTCGCCAACTGGCACAGCGGCGACGGCAGTGCCCAGATCGACAGTGTCGCCAAGCAGAAGGCCCAGATGGCCGACATGGTGACCACGCTGGAGGCCCGCAGCGACGTGTTCCGCTACGCGTGGTTCACGGGCCGCTGGAGTAACGATACGCATTTCACCAGCCTCCTGGGCGCCAACGGGCAGCTGACCGAACTGGGGCAGTACTACCTCTCGCTGCCGGGCGCGGCGGGGTCGGGCGGGGGGGAGGCGGCGTGTGGGACGGTCAACCTAGCGCAGGGCAGGGTAGCCACGGCGTCCTCGGCTGAGAGCGGCGGCATGGCAGCGGGCGCGGCCTTCGATGGCAATACGGGCACCCGCTGGTCGAGCGCGTTCGCCGATCCGCAGTGGATTCAGGTGGACCTGGGCAGCGTGCGCTCCCTGTGCCGGGTCTCGCTCCAGTGGGAGGCGGCTTACGGCAAGGCTTTCCAGATTCAGGTGTCGAACGACGGCTGGGCCTGGACCACCCTGCACTCCACGACCAGCGGCGCGGGCGGCACCCAGAGCCTGAATGTCAGCGGTAGCGGGCGCTACGTGCGGCTGTACGGCACCGCGCGCGCCACCGGCTACGGCTACTCGCTCTACGAGTTCGGGGTCTTCGGCACCGGCGGGTAA
- a CDS encoding HD-GYP domain-containing protein: MVEGTCGGHAERVGLLASRIAFLLKLDVELALVAGYLHDVGKVCVCPSVLNKPGPLTTLERQAMQHHAAYGAQLVQEGWPAVPAEVVTAVLRHHKRLDGQGYPGRQMELDPLSAAVADIYDALTQPWVYRPWVWAGPELVQALFAQALPRAPLLALCSLVGLRPS, encoded by the coding sequence TTGGTCGAAGGAACCTGTGGGGGTCACGCCGAACGGGTGGGGCTGCTGGCGTCCCGAATCGCTTTCCTGTTGAAGCTGGATGTGGAGCTGGCCCTGGTCGCTGGGTATCTGCATGACGTAGGGAAGGTCTGTGTCTGCCCAAGTGTGTTGAACAAGCCTGGACCGTTGACCACGCTGGAGCGACAGGCGATGCAGCACCACGCGGCCTATGGGGCACAGCTGGTGCAGGAAGGGTGGCCGGCGGTACCGGCGGAGGTCGTGACCGCCGTGCTGCGGCACCATAAGCGGCTGGACGGCCAGGGCTATCCCGGGCGTCAGATGGAGTTGGACCCGTTGAGCGCGGCGGTGGCGGACATCTATGACGCACTCACACAGCCGTGGGTCTACCGCCCTTGGGTGTGGGCTGGGCCAGAGTTGGTGCAGGCCTTGTTCGCACAGGCCTTGCCGAGAGCGCCTCTGCTGGCCTTGTGTTCGTTGGTCGGGCTGCGCCCCTCCTGA